From the Scomber japonicus isolate fScoJap1 chromosome 8, fScoJap1.pri, whole genome shotgun sequence genome, the window ttaattttattgtttatctgtttttacattgacttatttatttttattaacgTCATCCACCCTGTTTTTGTCTCGTGTACAGTACTTGTataatttctatttttacttCCGGGTGAGACAAGGCACAGTATGTGTATGGAGTGACTAATGCGACAGTTGGGGTGGCAGTGGgactcctcttttttttaaatgtatttatttttttattttttttattgttatttgctGCCTTTTTCACGTTTTGGGGTGAGGATAGTCGTGAACTACCTGAAGTCATTCTGGTTTGCATGGTGgtttattttccttcctgttgTGACATCCTTGTGATACAGAGAGCACttgtatgttatttatgttttgttttgataaaaaaatcaataaaatcaataaaaaaataaataaattaataaataagagaaatgaATAGTCAGTTTGCATTGTCGAAAAGTAACTGTGGACAAGTCACATTGTAGTTCTAGCtgctaatatatatatattgtaagtttgcattatatcatagttagggcccgagcgctgaccaacgcgaagccctattgtatctgtaaaccgacatgcatgggggggtgGGGCCCGCTGCTTGCACCTTTAATttcaattgtcaatttaaatgactgatatatctatttatatatatttaaattactAAATATCCCGCTACTAACACTAAATAACACACTACTACTAAATAGCCTAATATTTTTGCAAACACAGTAATGTCACCATGATTATGGATTGAGAAGAGCCATCACTGAACTGAACAAACGCTGCCCCACCACTGTGTCATGAACTGTACTGAGAATCATTTTACTACAACCTAACTCAAAGTGCAATATAGTTTATATACTTGTGCAACACTGCTTTCAAGctgttttttaatgcttttaaatatatctatatatatttactgatgaatgtttattttctattttcatatTTAGGCATGGTACGGCAAGTTTTGTTGTAATTCTTGGTAACTTTATTGCTATGACAATAAAGCTTATTCTAttctgttcagtctgtcaggatgtctgatcacaggggaaggctgtgcttctctggcctcagctctgagctgcaacccctcccatctgagagagctggacctgagctacaatcatccaggagactcaggagagaagctacTGACTGCaagactggaggatccacactggagactggacactctcaggtatggacagagaggtggacactctcaggtatggacaggtggacactctcaggtatggataGATGGACAGtcactctgactaactgagggactctggttcatgtttaatggtggatatgagtgaaggtgtatgaagctgattttgtctttgtctctttctccaggatggaccatggtggactgcagagactgaaacctggtctgaggaagtgtgagtgtgttttcagtttggttCATGagaacttttttcttttgtgattaacattttttcattttcattatttcaacaATAACCATAAAACGATAACCCCACCCCCAACAAACAAACCTCCCCAGTCATCACCATCCACACTGATCCCTTTCTGGTTATCAACATCTACCATTGTGCTCCTTTGTGTACATCTATTACAGCTACGCTAACTGCATCAATGtagacaaaacataaaataactaTTTTTAACCTTAAATAACCTTAAATGCTGCTCCTACAAATATTACTGagtatcactgtcatgttgactgttcatgttctaactgaactgttaaaggtccacttactctgtatgtccaaagctttcagtcacatctcatggtcttcctcagttgtcatggagatggtttaagtttgaatggtttcatttcagtgattgtcagtaaagtagttaataaatcaacagatgataaactgcagctgtattgtgtctcgttctctccatcagatgcctgtgaactggaactggatccaaacacaatgaacagaaaactcaaactgtctgataacaacaggaaggtgacacgtgtggaggaggatcagtcatatcctgatcatccagagaGATTTGACTCCTGGcgtcagctgctgtgtagaaatgatctgactggtcgctgttactgggaggtcgagtggagaggaacagtttatatatcagtgagttacagaagaatcagcaggaaaggagacagttATTACTGTTGGTTTGgaaggaatgatcagtcctggagtctgaggtGCTCTGATGGTCGTTACTATGTCTATcacaataacagagaaacagccatctcctcctcctccgcctcctcctctgtctctaacagagtagcagtgtatgtggactgtcctgctggcactctgtccttctacagagtctcctctgacacactgatccacctccacaccttcaacaccacattcactgaacctctgtgtgctgggtttggGTTCTGGTGgcctggttcctcagtgtctctgattcctctgtaggagggagagtttctctgtgtctctgtaggagggagagtctctctgtgtcctctgtaggagggagagtctctctgtgtcctctgtaggagggagagtctctctggttcctctgtaggagggagagtctctctggttcctctgtaggagggagagtctctctggttcctctgtaggagggagagtctctctggttcctctgtaggagggagagtctctctggttcctctgtaggagggagagtctctcagatagaaactctgctgactgaagatcagctgctgaaatcaaacatcacacactctgcactgtgaagcagatctgtctcagactcaaacactcagctatttttccttctacatgattcattgattagtgtcagttgctgttgttactgtcaggatccAATGAGCAGCATGCAGCTCTATTCATGTTTCAATCTAATAACATCTGTcacagtgtttttgtgcttctcacatgtattttatctctgcatcatcaataaaaactattGATGGTATTATTGTTGAACGCATCTTCACTTTACTGACTGTCTTTACATCTCAACCAGTGTTTGCAAGAAAGGAATAATCCAAATGTACTTCTCTTAAGATTTAGTGGTTGTGTTTCCCTTTTGTTTTAATCGAGCAGTGGATTAAATGAAACACCTGctgaacaaacacaacaacGCCTCAGCTCTCTGTGGTGTTAGCttcaatgacttcatctctccatgaaagaaagacagaaagaaagacagaaagaagacaTCAGGTGAGTCAGATACACTTTCTCTCTGATGGTTAAACATCTCTGTGTCTGCTGAACAAAGCAGCAGAGATCATTGTAAAATAAACTGGACTGGAATCAGATGGTTCTTGTTTCAGTTATTAGACTTTAAAGATGATGTTTGATTCATTCTCGTTGTTGCTTCCTAACTCTGCAGTAGTGCTGCCACTAACAACTAATTTTATAACAACTGATCTTTCGACTAATTTTTCTATTAGTCGACTAACCTAAACTACTCATTTCCAAAAAAATCAAGTGGTTGcgaatttattaattttattttcaatgcaACTCAAAATGGCCAAAACATAAAATGTCACCTTTAccatattataaatattatatagaGAGCCCATTCCaccaaaaaaccccaacatTTTTCTAAAGGCCATAATGACTATAATGtcatattaaaatgttgaaaaatttGGGATGAGATAGAAAGTAGTAGCAGTTGGctaaatctgtcacaatagcacagttcaaccactagatggtgaCAAAGACTGTTTGCATTGAGGACGGCGAGGCAGGTGACCTTAATGCTATTCATcccccatgccatgtaaataaatggaaactggcttgaatcgactcaaaatgatccagagacattggagtagctgTGTAACTGGGAATATTATGCGACCAGacaacttttaaccataaaaacagcgaAGGTAAGACATCAataatttgtagttgtaaatGTACAGtgggaagtttgtttggatttttctttgatGGTTTATTCTGTGAGTTGGCACAATCAGTTGCTCGGTGTGTGACTTGTGTTTGGTTGAGCTGTAAATGATTGTGCTGGCTCTATAGCCGAACTTCTTCTGAACAAAACGGTGTCTCATATGACTTTATTCGTGCTTGTTTAACTGCCCTGAGACGTTTTTTCAATTATATGGGGTCCCTTCTGGCGGTGGCTCTCTGGCTTCTTACAAATATTGCAAATATCAATAATATAAACTCAGATAAcatttggctgttttttttttatttgtgtgagtgtgtttttgaaCTATGACAAGCCGGAATGAAAACACGCCGAAATTATACAGGAGTAACGAGGCTATTTATGAAATGTAAGGAGTAGAAGAAGTAAAAAGTCggctgaaaaataaatactccAGTCAAGTATAGATGCCCAACATTTCTACTTAAGTAAGGACACCTCTGTAGAGTAGCCAGGGAAATTAACGCCAAGTTTCTAGCTTTTCCCAGGAGTAGGTGTGTGCCAgttggggagcgtacctatgttccccaatcgcggctaactcggatGCTACCTCAGCGGTTAACTCCGCTGATAGCTCTgtggctaactcatctgctaactcggctgctaactcaacGGCTAAgtcagcggctaactcatctgctaactcgactgctagctcggcggctaactcggttgctagctcggcggctaactcggctgctagctcggcgtctaactcggctgctagctcggcgtctaactcggttgctagctcggcggctaactcatctgctaactcagctaactggctaactgtagtagcTGCTGGTATATGTGTTATGTGCTCATTAAATAAACCCTCTGTCTCGAGAGCGTTACAGTAAAGCAAAGCAAACCATTGTTAAGGTGGTCTGCTTAACACCCAAAGACAGTACGCCATCATACTTCACAAGATTTATAAAAAGGGAGCGAGGGTAGCCAATTTAAccagcagggtgtgtgtgtgtgtagtggagtcaacatgtattatattattttgtttatttaaaaaaaaaaaaatcttctttttttttttaaatccgtTTATATTTGTGAACTTCGTCAAAACCTTAGTGTGGTAATCCATTATTGTAGAGTTTGAATTTTTGCGCATTGTTTTGTATTAGTTGTGAATTGTTCAATTgttgagagttttttttaaagttccgGTTCACCTGTTGTTGCATGGGGGGGTTTAATTagtgaaacacacaaagaatgGATGAGTGACGTCAGTCCGAAATCCCGGGAAAACCACTACAGCTGTTGTGCTGGTCTATAGGTAAGACGTGTACTGTGATGCTCTCTGTTAAGATAGCACTTTAAGAGTCAGTTATTCTGGCCAAAACTGTATGTAACATAACAGTAGACCtttattaacatattaatttgttttcactttgtaTTTTCCCGCCAAAAAACGGCCGTAACTATTTAAATTTAACGATGGTCGTTCTCATTGCATTTTGTGTGACTCGCTGCAGGAGACAGaccctgctgcagtgtgtgtgtgtgtgtgtgtgtgtgtgtgtgtgtgcgtgtgtgtgtgcgtgcgtgtgtgtgtgcgtgcgtgcgctgACTGTACCCTGTGCTGCTCCCATAGGTGCgttttgatattaaaatgtttctttataatgttttatgcaCTTTTAGAGGGGTTAATTTAAAGTAGTAGTGGTAGTTTAATGGCAGGAAATGAGCACATTATTATTTTGGTCTATTTTTggtttacctttttatttttcttgtggaAGGATTGTGTTTGTAAATccaattgattaattaatttataattcatattttatttttcctatgATTATTAATTTCGAGTTAATTGTGgaggcattttattttattttggtgtatattttattttatttgcattagtattataaataataataataaaatactcagAGTgcaaaagtactactactaaaagtGCACTGCAGTATTTAAAAGCACagtttaataaaacacacttatttcacttattttgcagcttgattcagatttgaaggatAAATTTGCCTCAGTGggtttataatatatatgatataatatttaCAGGTTATTCTGCAGTGGTTTTACTGGTCAGACCTATTTGAGATTAAACTGggctgaactaaaatgagtcaCTGCTCTACGGTGATCAAAGCTGAGATCTATCAGCTGATCAGCTCTCAGGTTAATCAATCAGTTTATTcactttactgtcacagaggactaaaAAGAAACCAGATAATATTTGagacatttaagaagctgaatcagagaatttggacctTTTTATTCTTAAAGAAATTACTCTAACTGATAACTTGATCATTAAAATAGTTGGTGATCAATGAATCACTGCAGCTCTATTTATAGTTGACttgttaatttaaaatatatttgacttTGAAGTTTATGAATCAgctaacaaacattttaaatatatgctCTGAACGTCATCCTGCTGCAGTTTCTCcagtgttttctgctttttcttctttatttaattataaactgaatataataaAGACATTACCTTGTACTGCtttatgttaaattattatttttaatcagtATTCATTAATAATTCTTAGTTGCAGCTCAAAtctaaacacagcagcagcagcattagtaatgatgatgatggtgataatgtgGATGAAGGTGTAATATGCTGATGTTTCCAGTAGAGGGCGCTCTCATCCTTCACTTCATTTACTGTAGAGGTGAAGTTGAGACATATATATTATCAGTGGTTAAGTTTTATGATATGAATCCCCAtaaatgtgatatatttattaatgctaataaaataaatctatgtatatattttaaaaaaagcacatatAGGTCTAAAATTAcccaaaaaatattattattaagttatcTTATATTGTTATAGGGAGAATATTTGACTTACATCCATCatagaaaatatatttagattttaaaaagaaagaaaaaaatcttctttttttggcagtaacattttaaaataaggtTTTTaatcatcaattaatcaagttttatttgtacagcaccttttaatacagttttgcacatttaaaataaagacaagctgataattaaagaaataaatcataaatgtaatcagttaaAAGAGATTATGAATAATGCAGAcaagtaataaaaaatgatgaaaatgtgatttaaaacaataaatagttaaaaaaaaacaggaaaatagatcatgacaaataaaatgtataagaggtaatgaacattttaaaacatgaatttatatgtatattgaTAGTTGATATtatataaatgtgaatattatagATTTAATAGTACAATAATATCTGCTGTATTCATTGTTAGACTCTCAGTAATCAGCTGTTGAGCGTCTGGAGGAAAGTTAACAGCGTTTTTTTTTGGGGTATTTAGTGTCTGGTGGTGTCTCGGGGGTTAAATGCCCCTCAGATGGTGAGAGTGGGTTTGTGACCCCTCACAGCTGGAGGTCTgctggaggtgtgctggaggtgtgctggaggcCTGCTGGAGGTCAACTGGAGGTCTgctggaggtgtgctggaggtcTGCTGGAGGTGTGTTGGAGGTCAgctggaggtgtgctggaggtcAGCTGGAGGTCAGCTGGAGGTCAGCCGGAGGTCTGCTGGAGGTCAgctggaggtgtgctggaggtctgctggaggtcagctggaggtcagctggaggtgtgctggaggtcagctggaggtgtgctggaggtcagctggaggtcagctggaggtctgctggaggtcagctggaggtgtgctggaggtctgctggaggtctgctggaggtcagctggaggtgtgctggaggtgtgctggaggtctgctggaggtgtgctggaggtcAGCTGGAGGTCTGCTTGAGGTGTGTTTGAGGTCAGCTGGAGGTCAGCTGGAGGTCTGCTGGAGGTCTGCTGGAGGTCAGCTGGAGGTGTGTTTGAGGTCAGCTGGAGGTCAGCTGGAGGTCTGCTGGAGGTCTGCTGGAGGTCAgctggaggtgtgctggaggtcAGCTGGAGGTCAGCTGGAGGTGTGCTGGAAATGTGTTTGAAGGTCAGCTGGAGGtgtgttggaggtgtgctggaggtctgctggaggtcagctggaggtgtgctggaggtcagctggaggtgtgctggaggtcTGTCGGAGGTCAGCTGGAGGTCTGTCGGAGGTCAGCTGGAGGTCTGCTGGAGGTCTGCAggaggtgtgctggaggtctgcaggaggtgtgctggaggtcagctggaggtgtgctggaggtgtgctggaggtcagctggaggtctgctggaggtgtgctggaggtcagctggaggtgtgctggaggtctgcaggaggtgtgctggaggtctgcaggaggtgtgctggaggtgtgctggaggtgtgctggaggtcagctggaggtgtgctggaggtctgcaggaggtgtgctggaggtctgcaggaggtgtgctggaggtgtgctggaggtctgcaggaggtgtgctggaggtctgctggaggtctgctggaggtcagctggaggtctgctggaggtctgctggaggtcagctggaggtcagctggaggtgtgctggaggtcagctggaggtgtgctggaggtgtgctggaggtctgcaggaggtgtgctggaggtgtgctggaggtgtgctggaggtcAGCTGGAGGTCTGCTGGAGGTCAGCTAGAGGTCAGCTGGAGGTCTGCAGGATCCTCTGAGCCGACTCGCTTTGATTCACATCTCACCAGAAAAAAGACGGATTGGGGTTAGATTTacactttatttcttcttcttctgacgggaatgtgtgtgtgtgtgtgtgtgtgtgtgtgtgtgtgtgtgtgtgtgtgtgtgtgtgtgtattcctcatgttgtgcaGACTCCTGATCATGCGTCACTGTTTGGGGGGTAAAATCATTTCTAGTCTGAAGTTTGCTGTGAAATCTTAGTTTAAGGTTTGAGGTTTGAGGTTAAGTTGAGGTGATGATGAGTCTCCAGGAAGTGAACGTACGTCAGTGTGAAGTCTTGTGAAGTGTTTAAGTTGCTGTTAGAAGGGTTAGAAAGCtctctatcatccatccatccatccatccatccatccatccatccatccatccatccatcactgcTAGTGTTTAAGTTGTTGCTAGTAGGGTTAGAAAGCGTCTGTGGGCTgaaaatcattttacatttgatattttattctttatgtttTAGTAGAGAAACTATAGATTGatcacattttaatgctttAAGGCAGAGAACCTGTTtaaacatctatctatctatctatctatctatctatctatctatctatctatctatctatctatctatctatccatccatccatccatccatccatccatccatccatccatccatccatccatccatccatccatccatccatccatccatccatccatcactgcTAGTGTTTAAACatctatccctccatccatccatccatccatccatccatccatccatcatccctccatctatctatctatccatccatctatccatctatccatccatccatccatccatccatccatccatccatccatcatccttccatctatccatctatccatccatccatctatccatccatccatctatccatccatccatccatccatccatctatccatccatctatctatccatctatctatcactgCTAGTGTTtaaacatctatctatctatctatccatccatccatccatccatccaaccctCCCTCCTGTGCTGGAGGTCAgctggaggtgtgctggaggtgtgctggaggtgtgctggaggtgtgctggaggtcagctggaggtgtgctggaggtcAGCTGGAGGTCTGCTGGAGGTCAGCTGGAGGTCTGCTGGATGTCAGCTGGAGGTCTGCAggaggtgtgctggaggtctgcaggaggtgtgctggaggtgtgctggaggtgtgctggaggtgtgctggaggtcagctggaggtctgctggaggtctgctggaggtcagctggaggtctgcagcttCAGGATCCTCTGAGCCGACTCGCTTTGATTCACATCTCACCAGAAAAAAGACGGATTGGGGTTGGATTTacactttatttcttcttcttctgacgggaatgtgtgtgtgtgtgtgtgtgtgtgtgtgtgtgtgtgtgtgtgtgtgtgtgtgtgtgtgtgtgtgtgtgtgtgtgtgtattcctcatgttgtgcaGACTCCTGATCATGCGTCACTGTTTGGGGGGTAAAATCATTTCTAGTCTGAAGTTTGCTGTGAAATCTTAGTTTAAGGTTTGAGGTTTGAGGTTAAGTTGAGGTGATGATGAGTCTCCAGGAAGTGAACGTACGTCAGTGTGAAGTCTTGTGAAGTGTTTAAGTTGCTGTTAGAAGGGTTAGAAAGCtctctatcatccatccatccatccatccatccatccatccatccatccatcactgcTAGTGTTTAAGTTGTGTTTTAGTAGAGAAACTATAGATTGatcacattttaatgctttAAGGCAGAGAACCTGCAGCTGAGTGTTCAAGCTTCAACTATCACTGCTAGTGTTTAaacatccatctatccatctatccctccatctatccctccatctatctatctatctatctatctatctatcatccatctatccatctatccatctatctatctatctatctatctatccatctatctatctatctatctatctatctatctatctatccatctatctatctatctatctatctatctatccgtctatctgtctatctgtctatcatccatctatccatccatccatctatctatctatctatcactgcTAGTGTTTAAAcatctattcatccatccatccatccatccatccatccatccatccatccatccatccatccatccatccatccatccatc encodes:
- the LOC128363226 gene encoding neoverrucotoxin subunit alpha-like, with the protein product MVFLSCHGDGLSLNGFISVIVSKVVNKSTDDKLQLYCVSFSPSDACELELDPNTMNRKLKLSDNNRKVTRVEEDQSYPDHPERFDSWRQLLCRNDLTGRCYWEVEWRGTVYISVSYRRISRKGDSYYCWFGRNDQSWSLRCSDGRYYVYHNNRETAISSSSASSSVSNRVAVYVDCPAGTLSFYRVSSDTLIHLHTFNTTFTEPLCAGFGFWRESFSVSL